The DNA sequence CGGTCAGGGGTTCGGATAGGTTCTTCTACGTTCAACTCTTGGGTTGAAAAAATCGCCCAATTACTCACTCCATTGTACGATTTGTTGCAAAAAGAAGTACTTTCAAGCAATTATATAAGAATCGATGAGCCCCCTATCAAGGTACTCGACCGCGAAAAGAAAAAAAACATCCACCAAGGCTATTTATGGTATTATCAGTCAGGTAAAGCCTGTTTTATCCAATATCATCACTCAAGGGGTAGTGAACCTCCAGATAAAATTCTAGCTCATTTCAAAGGAAAAATCCAGACTGATGGCTATGGGGTCTATGATCATTTTGAAGAAAATGAACATATGACATTGTTTGGGTGTTGGGCGCACGCGAGGCGCAAAATATTCGAAGTCAGCAAGGCACACCCTTCCCTGACCGAAGCTCCTCTGGAGTTCATTGGAGAACTATATCTTATCGAGAAGCAGATCAAAAAACAAGGATTGGATACAACAGGAGCAAGCTTGCTACGTAGGCAAAAAGCGGGTACTCCTTTGATGAAGCTCAAGCATTGGATGCATAAAACCAAAACCAAGCTCAAGCCCAAAATGAAGCTTTATAAAGCGATTGAATACATCCAAAAACGTTGGCAGAAATTGATTCGATACCTCTGGCATGGAGAGGTGCAGATTGATAACAATCTGATAGAAAACGCTATTCGTTCCGCTGCACTGGGGCGCAAAGTGTGGGTCGTTGGTGATACCAAGAAGTCACGGCTTCTGAAGTTCACCCCACCATCAACCGATGGTCAACAGGGAAAGGCGAGAGCCTGAAACCAAGAGAACTTGTTTATGATGAGGGTGCAAGTCCCTCCATCTAGGCATCTGATTGAAAGCATAGTGTCCAGTGATTGGAAAGTGGTATCTCCAATAGCTGAAGCGGCACTAAAAGCGGCACAACTGGTAGTGCAATCCAGGGTAGCTGCCAGCAACTGACTATGAATAACGAAAGTGAATGTTTGTAAACCATCGTGACGAGTAAGTTGGGAAAAGCACTGACACCCAGCGTTCAAAACATGAGCATAAGCCAAAGTAGGAAAGGAAAAATGTTTTGCGGTTTTTCCTGATGCTTTCCTCACAGCTTCGGTGGATTGAGCAATTCTAAGGTCAGTACCAATCATAAACAGGAACGATTCAAGGTTTGGGGAAGTTCTCTGGAATCTCAGAGTAGTTACCCGCAAAGAAACGCCCCAAGCCAAGGGATGTGAGAGGAAGCAAACGCCTGCTTGTAATGAGCAGGATAAGCTGAAGGCTCACCTGCTGTATGAGAGATACATTCGTTAAAAACAGTTCAAAGTTCTAGTATGGAGACTACAAAACAGTCAAAGTTGAAATGGAATACCTGGCAAATGATCGACTGGAAACAGGTGGATTTACAGGTATTTAAGCTGCAAAAACGAATTTATCGAGCTACACAAAAGAATGAATTACCCAAAGTTCGCAAACTCCAAAAGATGATGACCAGTTCAATGTTTGCTAAGCTCTTGGCGGTAAGGAAGGTAACTCAGGAGAATAAAGGCAAGAAGACCGCAGGAATTGACGGAGTAAAATCCCTTAATCCGAAAGAGCGTTTCACCCTTGCTCAAAACCTGAAGCTCAACGGAAAGTCTAGTAGTACCCGCAGGATATGGATACCCAAATCTAACGCGGAGAAAAGACCCCTGAGCATACCTACCATACAAGAAAGAGCTAAACAAACTCTACTTAAACTGGCACTGGAACCCGAATGGGAAGCTCGATTTGAGCCTCATTCTTATGGATTTCGCCCAGGTCGTTCTCCTCACGACGCTGTCAAAGCCATTTTCTGTTGCATCAATAAAAAACCTAAGTATGTTTTGGATGCAGACATCAGTAAGTGCTTTGATAAAATCAACCACCAATATCTACTTGACAAGCTCAATACTTCTCCCACCTTTTCACGCCAAATAAAGGCTTGGCTCAAAGCAGGAGTTATAGACTTCTCAGAACGGGCTGAAAGAAAAGGACATAATCCCACCCATAGTGGAACACCGCAAGGCGGTAGTATTTCACCGCTTTTAGCTAACATTGCCCTGCATGGATTGGAGAACTTCATTGCAGAACACTATCCATCCAATACAGACCGAAGGCTAAAACACTCGCGGAGAGATTATGGTAGACGTATACAAGCTCCTCGCCTTATAAGGTATGCCGATGATTTCGTGATACTATGTGAGGAATTAGCGCCGATAGAGCATTGCAAAAGCTTGGTAGAAAATTGGTTAAGGGAAAGCGACCTAGAACTTCATCCCAGCAAGACCAGAATAGTACATACCCTCCAAAAACACCATGACCAAAAACCAGGATTCAATTTTCTAGGCTTTGAAATCAGACAGTTCGAGGTAGGGAAGCATCAATCTGGAAACCTCAATGGTAAGAAGTTAGGATTCAAAACTATCATCCAACCCTCCAAAGAAAGCATTGATAGACATTACCAAACACTTAAAGCCACTTGCATTAAACACCGAGCGTTAAGTGCTGGAGCTTTAATCAGTAACCTCAATCCAATAATCAGAGGTTGGTGCAACTATCAATCTCCTTGGCATGCTTCAAAAAGCTTCTCCAAAGTAAAAGATTTATTGTGGAAACGACTATGGAGGTGGGCAAAACGCCGACATCCCAAGAAGAAACTACCTTGGATCAAAAAGAAATACTTTGGAACAAAGCAAAGAAGGTGGGCATTTGTCCATCGAACGAAGGAAGCCGAATACAGGCTCTTGTATCACTCTGACTTTCCAAAAAGTGTCAAATGGATACAAGTCAGAGGAGGGAAAAGCCCTTTTGATGGAGATGAACTATATTGGAGTCGGAGAATAGGAGATAAATACAAAACCTATGATCCGCAAAAAGCCCGCTTGTTAAAAAAGCAAAAGGGTCGATGTGAGCATTGTGGACTTAGCTTTAACCCAGATGATATCATTGAAAAGCATCATCTGAAGCCAAAAGTTAAGGGAGGTAGTAATGCAGACAAAAACCTGATACTGGTACATCTGTATTGCCACGACCAAATTCATGCTTAAGTGTGGATGCTATAAACAATGGTAGTAGTCATACACTGAGGAGCGGAGTGAAGGGAAACTGTGCGCCGTGAAACGCATCAAATAAATTGCTATCCAAGATAGCCAGAGTTCAAAGTAAATACTTTGAGGTGAAGCACTTACTTAAGCCTGAAAAGGCGAGGGGACAAGAGCATGTGACTAAAGCGGAGAATCATCGAAAACGTGTAGTTGATGGCTCTGCAACGCCTGAGTAATATGGTAAAAGCTATACTGCCTGAAACCCAATATCCAGAGATGGAACTTCACATTCATCGGGAACACGTTTACCAACCGATGTCTTAGATATACTCAAATCCTACTTTCGTTTGAGGAAAACTTTGATCTAAGATCGATAAGTAATGAACTTATTCAAGGATATGAATGGGATACCTAAGTTACTCTATAACGTTTATTGATGACGGAACACGGGATTGCCTACGGGAAGAGATTCCTATGGTAACGGAGTTCTCATAGTAGTCGTGGGAGTTATGCCCTACCAGGGAGGATGGGAAAGCCATCTACAAGGCAAAGGAGAACAGGTCATTAGATGTCTAACAAAACGGGAGGTACGCGAGATGCGAAACGCCAAAACGATTTTACACATCATTCAGGAAAGAGGTGAACGTAAGCTACCAATAGAAAGGGTATATAGATTACTGTATAACCCTAATCTATACTTGTTAGCTTATTCGAATCTTTATGGTAACAAGGGTGCTCTGACTTCTGGAATAACCCCCGAAACAGCTGACGGAATGTCTTTGGATAAAATACAAGACATTATCTGCAAGCTCAAACAGGAAAGTTATCGTTGGAAACCATCCAAACGTATATTTATTCCAAAGAAAAATGGGCAACCACGCCCTCTGAGCATTCCTTGTTGGTCAGATAAACTGCTACAAGAAGTCATTAGACTTATTCTGGAAGCATATTTTGAACCACAGTTTTGTGAAAGTTCTCACGGCTTTAGAACTGGTAGAGGTTGTCATTCAGCATTGAAGCAAATGAGATTGAAAGGTAAAGGAAGTAAATGGTTCATAGAAGGAGATATTCAAGGATGTTTTGATAACATAAACCATCAACTCATCATTAAACTTCTCTCTGATAAACTTTACGATCCCCGATTCATTCGCCTCATTTCCCAACTGCTTAAAACAGGTTATATAGAAGGCTGGAAATATAACAAAACCTATAGCGGTGTTCCACAAGGATCAATTATTGGTCCTATTTTGACCAATATTGTTTTAAACGAATTAGACAAATTCGTGGAAAATAAATTGATACCTGCTAATACCAAAGGTAAAAGACGTAGATCTTGCCCCAAATATGCCCTAATTAAAAGGCAAGCTTCAAAAGCTCGTAAACAAGGAGATATGGATAAGTGCAGAGAATTAAACAAACAAGCACAGAAAATCCCCTCCCGAGACACCAACGATCCTAAGTATCGGAGATTATGGTACATCAGGTACGCCAACGATACGCTGTTAGGGTATATTGGTAAAAAGGAAGAAGCTATTAAAATAAAAGAACAAATAGCTGATTTTCTGGCAAACGAACTACACTTGACATTGAATAGTGACAAAACCTTGATTACCCACGCTCAAAGCCAAAAAGCAAGCTTTCTTGGGTATCACATTAGAACCTTACAAGAAGATGCTAAACACGACCGAACTGGACAAAGGTGCATTAATGGTAATATAGGCTTGGAAATTCCAGCACGAGTTATCAAAGAACACAGTGCTAGATATATAAAAAGAGGAAAACCTTGTCACTTACCACAACACACTATTGACTCGGCTTATAGTATTATCCGTCAATACCAATCTGAATACCAAGGTTTGGTACAATACTATCGTATGGCTTACAACCTACACACCATCAGTAAGTTAAAATATGTGATGGAACAATCTCTGGTAAAGACTTTAGCTAATAAGTACAAAACTACTTGTAATAAAGTCTACAAAAAGTACGCTACTACCATAGAGATTGAAGGACAAGCCTACAAAGTATTACAAACTCTGGTAGAAAGAGAGGGAAAAACACCACTCAAAGCACATTTTGGAGGTGTTTCTACCAAATGGAATGGATGGGTAACAATTGATGATGCGAAAGATAGCAATATCTGGAATCATAGATCGGAAGTGGTAGAGCGTCTACTGGCTCAAAAATGTGAATTGTGTGGAAGTACTCAAAATATTGAGGTGCACCACATTAGAAAACTCAATCCAAACAGAAACAAAGGTACACCTGTTCCAGAATGGAAAAAGAAAATGATGGCAAGAAAACGTAAAACACTTATTGTTTGCCAAAAATGTCATCAACAAATTCATTATGGGAAATATGACAGCAAGCCATTATCTTGAATTTGACTGGAGAGCCGGATGATACAGAAATTGGTCAAGTCCGGTTCGGAGAGGGGGTGTTGGAAAAGTAGCTGGCAACAGCCAACTCGCTGGCATCCTACTCTACTTCACGCTCCGTTCTGGAGACCAGTGTGGGAGGGTGACCTCCCCGCTGAGTTTAACAACTACCTCTTTGCTGGCTCACAAGATGCCGCAGAACGCACTGCACTCTTCTACTCTTTGATTGGTTCTTGCAAAATAGTAGGGGTAAATCCACTCGCTTGGCTTACAAATGTGATCAAAAATATCAATAATCACCCTATTCAAAAACTACATCTTTTGCTGCCTAGCAACTGGAAAACGCAACAAGGTTAGAATACCCCCCTTTGAATGAGGGGATACCTTAATGCCTGCAAAACTTTATTTGAAGTATCTTGTGTATGGACGAAAGTTAAAAACTTTCGTTTATCCAACAACTTAAGTCAGAGGGGTAGGGATTCATTCTACTTTTCTGATCTCTGATATTCTGCGCGTTTTTTCATTGAAAGTAACTTCTACCTGTAATTTATCTCTAAATACTTTGGCAAGAAGTAAAGTCCATTGAATAGCCTTTTCACCTCTAAGGTTATACCAAGGTCTGGGAATGGTTTCATGATCCTCTTCAATAAGTGTTTTAAGGTATATTTCTACCCTGAACCTTTTAAAGTTTCTTGTTGATTCGCAGTGAAAAGCCTTTATGTAGTCCTGTATCGTTATTTTTGCCATAATTAAGGAACGTTTAGGATAGTATTGATTCTGATTGTTTATAATATTTCTACAATGGTATTTTCACCAACTACCACTGCTTTTTACGAAAGGCATTGGTTGTATAAGCGCTGATTAGTTGCTCAAATACCCTATTGAAAAGCTTAGCATCAAGCAACAACATTCCACTGGCAAAGTTTCTTACAAAACTACTTATTATACATTACCTGATGCTCGTTTCTGCTGAGCTTTTCATACTTATCTCTGGTCAATTGTTGGGCAAAATAAAGTAGTGCTATCGGAGGGTAAATCGTAAAAATTCCAATTTCATCTGGGAAGGTGCAAAACTTCATTATAAAAAGGGAAACTGACATATTTTTTATTTAGTATATTCTATACTTACTGTTTGCAGCACTTACCAATCAATCAATTATTCTCATGATAATGTCCTCACAAACTAGAGTAGCTTTTATCTCCTTCTTGCGAAAGTCATTTTTGGCACAAATTCTTACGATTTTTTCAAATTCTTTGTCAAAAAGTTCATCGTCAGGAAACAAGTCATTGGCACGTGTTTTAGCAAAGTCTTTGATATCAAACATAGACTGCATCATCTCATTTTGATGCTTATGAGACTCTTCAAATCTATCTCTAGCCAATTGTTGGTCAAAATAAAGTAGCGCTACCGGAGGATCAGTCGTAAAAATTCCAATTCCATCTGGAAAGGTGCAAAACTTCATTATAAAAAGGGACTCTGTCATAGTTTGTTTTATTTAAATAAATCTTGTTCGAAATTTTTTCCAATATTGTTAGCTTCTTCTTTTAAAATTAAAAATATTTTGGGGAAATCTGTTTTAAACTTTTTTAAGTTTGTTTTTGACCCTGCTTTTACTTGCAGGGTGTTAACATAATTACTGTACATTTGTATGACCATAGGACTTCCTAAGGAGATAGCATAAACCACAAACTTCATGAAATTACGTTCTTCCTGATCAGGGAACAACTTTTTGTCTAAGTTCATTTGTTCTACTCCATGCCCCTTGTACATTCCCGAACTGTATTTTGCTATACAAAGTGCTATTTGGTCCATCGTATATTGACTTCTTATGCTAGTAATATCAGTTTGGGTTAAATTATTCACTCCTTTGCCTTGAATAAAAGTAGCTAGCTCAGCTGCTTTAGCTTCAAAATTAAATTTTGGTAATAGTATCTCTTTTGCTTGTTGATACTCATCATCAAACGATATTTTTTTCTCTACCATATGTATTGGAGTCATGAACTCTACGTCAGCCTCAAAATAAATATTTATATTAGACCGAAAGTTGCCAATGCTATCCCTCCAAATTGTACTCTTGCCTAAGTTTGTTTTGCGATAATCTCTTTTGAGAATTTGTGAACCATTCTTTAACTCCATCAATGGCACCTTACTAATTTTATTTAACCAAGCGTCTACTGTGAGTGGATGATTACTTAATGGAGGGTCTATGACATATTTAAGAGTTTTACCTTCTTTTTCTACTTCAATCAGTGCTGCAGTATGGTAGCTCCACAGATTCGTTTTGTTTCCTAAAGTATTGATGTATTTACTGCTGGTTTGCAGGTTGTCATTTTCTATTGGTTTTTCATTGGTCGAGATTGCAAAAATCTTCTTAGCCTCTATGCCTTCGTCTTTGAGACGTTTGGCTACTATATGTGCCCTCATATGACAACCATTTTCGGTAAATGAAAAAGCCGGAATGTTTTTTAAGGTATCTGTAATAATGTCATTACTTATTTTTCTGGCCTTTTCTTCGCTTGGGAGCTTTTTTTTCCTATTTCCAAACATCGCCACATACCCCACCCCCTTTGTATCTGCACTCACCGAATGGGCTACCTCCTCAAAATACTCAAGCTGCAAAAGTATAACCCCTAGTTCGGTTTCTATTTCAGGGGCCTGGGCAGGGTCAAACTTGCCCGCTTCAATTACCTGAGCCCGCTTCATCAAAATGGCCGAGAGTTTCTCTATTTCTTGCTTAGACTCCCACAATGCCGTGCCAGCCTACGGCTTTTTTGAATTGGTCGCCCCAGGCACGCATTCTACCACTGAGGCCTTGGTAACGGCGCATATAATTGAGCGTGGCAAGGTGCTCTTGTATGTGGGCTATGGTGGCATCGGGACCCACCCTCAGCTGAACAGTGTCTATAGTAGTGAGGCTAAATACCCTAGCGTAAGTTCGAGTTTGGGTGGTATAATGGGCTTGTACAGTTTTGCCACTTATTTTGGGGTTGCCATACTCTACCTGAATGCCTACTTTGCCCTGCAGCTCGCCCAAACCTTCTTCCAGGCGCTTTTTATGCGCCTCACGTTTGGTAAGTTCCTGGTAGAGAAGCTCTAACTCAGGGCTTTCCTCTATTTTTTGGGGCATCCTGGGGGCAGCTTGTACCTGATAAGGAGTAGCCTTGCCCTTTTGATTTGCCGCAGGCTGCAAATGATCTACCGTGGCAAGTAGTGCCAACGCCTTGGTATACGCCAGCTTGGCCTCGGTAGTAGTAGCCTTCATCTTTTTGGCTTGCAACTGTAGGGTAGTATCTGCCACAAAACCCTTGACAGATCCCGCGCTACCAAAAAAAGCACAGATGGCAGCGGTTACCACCAGCTTTTCTCCTGCCTGGTCCAGGTTGGCACCAAATGTTTTGCGCAGGGCACTGGCAAAAGTGCCGTCTTTCATGAGGTTGTCCATCAGGTCACCTGCATACTCCTGAGTGGTTTCGGTGGCTACGTGTGCCCCATAACGAATGGCTACATTGTTGATAAAACTATTGATCACTATTTTATGGGCAGGTTTGTTTAGCAGCTTGAGCAATGGAAGCCTGCCCCCTACCAAACCCTGAATAATACCCTCGCCCAGCCCCGAATATTCGCTTTGACCCGCCAGCTTAAAAGCAATGCTGTTGACCAACGCCGCCCGGAGCACCTGGGTAGTGCGTTCACCCAGGCGCAGGG is a window from the Microscilla marina ATCC 23134 genome containing:
- the ltrA gene encoding group II intron reverse transcriptase/maturase, with product METTKQSKLKWNTWQMIDWKQVDLQVFKLQKRIYRATQKNELPKVRKLQKMMTSSMFAKLLAVRKVTQENKGKKTAGIDGVKSLNPKERFTLAQNLKLNGKSSSTRRIWIPKSNAEKRPLSIPTIQERAKQTLLKLALEPEWEARFEPHSYGFRPGRSPHDAVKAIFCCINKKPKYVLDADISKCFDKINHQYLLDKLNTSPTFSRQIKAWLKAGVIDFSERAERKGHNPTHSGTPQGGSISPLLANIALHGLENFIAEHYPSNTDRRLKHSRRDYGRRIQAPRLIRYADDFVILCEELAPIEHCKSLVENWLRESDLELHPSKTRIVHTLQKHHDQKPGFNFLGFEIRQFEVGKHQSGNLNGKKLGFKTIIQPSKESIDRHYQTLKATCIKHRALSAGALISNLNPIIRGWCNYQSPWHASKSFSKVKDLLWKRLWRWAKRRHPKKKLPWIKKKYFGTKQRRWAFVHRTKEAEYRLLYHSDFPKSVKWIQVRGGKSPFDGDELYWSRRIGDKYKTYDPQKARLLKKQKGRCEHCGLSFNPDDIIEKHHLKPKVKGGSNADKNLILVHLYCHDQIHA
- a CDS encoding reverse transcriptase/maturase family protein; this encodes MRNAKTILHIIQERGERKLPIERVYRLLYNPNLYLLAYSNLYGNKGALTSGITPETADGMSLDKIQDIICKLKQESYRWKPSKRIFIPKKNGQPRPLSIPCWSDKLLQEVIRLILEAYFEPQFCESSHGFRTGRGCHSALKQMRLKGKGSKWFIEGDIQGCFDNINHQLIIKLLSDKLYDPRFIRLISQLLKTGYIEGWKYNKTYSGVPQGSIIGPILTNIVLNELDKFVENKLIPANTKGKRRRSCPKYALIKRQASKARKQGDMDKCRELNKQAQKIPSRDTNDPKYRRLWYIRYANDTLLGYIGKKEEAIKIKEQIADFLANELHLTLNSDKTLITHAQSQKASFLGYHIRTLQEDAKHDRTGQRCINGNIGLEIPARVIKEHSARYIKRGKPCHLPQHTIDSAYSIIRQYQSEYQGLVQYYRMAYNLHTISKLKYVMEQSLVKTLANKYKTTCNKVYKKYATTIEIEGQAYKVLQTLVEREGKTPLKAHFGGVSTKWNGWVTIDDAKDSNIWNHRSEVVERLLAQKCELCGSTQNIEVHHIRKLNPNRNKGTPVPEWKKKMMARKRKTLIVCQKCHQQIHYGKYDSKPLS
- a CDS encoding transposase domain-containing protein — its product is MIQKLVKSGSERGCWKSSWQQPTRWHPTLLHAPFWRPVWEGDLPAEFNNYLFAGSQDAAERTALFYSLIGSCKIVGVNPLAWLTNVIKNINNHPIQKLHLLLPSNWKTQQG
- a CDS encoding protein-glutamine glutaminase family protein, which encodes MQLEYFEEVAHSVSADTKGVGYVAMFGNRKKKLPSEEKARKISNDIITDTLKNIPAFSFTENGCHMRAHIVAKRLKDEGIEAKKIFAISTNEKPIENDNLQTSSKYINTLGNKTNLWSYHTAALIEVEKEGKTLKYVIDPPLSNHPLTVDAWLNKISKVPLMELKNGSQILKRDYRKTNLGKSTIWRDSIGNFRSNINIYFEADVEFMTPIHMVEKKISFDDEYQQAKEILLPKFNFEAKAAELATFIQGKGVNNLTQTDITSIRSQYTMDQIALCIAKYSSGMYKGHGVEQMNLDKKLFPDQEERNFMKFVVYAISLGSPMVIQMYSNYVNTLQVKAGSKTNLKKFKTDFPKIFLILKEEANNIGKNFEQDLFK